In Cervus elaphus chromosome 5, mCerEla1.1, whole genome shotgun sequence, the following proteins share a genomic window:
- the LOC122695047 gene encoding keratin-associated protein 4-7-like yields MVSSCCGSVCSDQSCGQSLCQETCCQPSCCQTTCCRTTCCRPSCGVSSCCRPVCCQPTCPRPTCCISSCCRPSCCVSSCGSSCCRPTCCISSCCRPQCCQPVCCQPTCPRPTCCISSCCRPSCCGSSCGSSCCRPTCCISSCCRPRCCQSVCCQPTCSHISSCCRPSCCLRPVCGRVSCHTTCYRPTCVISTCPRPVCCPSSCC; encoded by the coding sequence ATGGTCAGCTCCTGTTGTGGCTCTGTCTGCTCTGACCAGAGCTGTGGCCAAAGTCTCTGCCAGGAGACCTgctgccagcccagctgctgccagACCACCTGCTGCAGGACCACCTGCTGCCGCCCCAGCTGTGGTGTGTCCAGCTGCTGCCGCCCAgtctgctgccagcccacctgccctcGTCCCACCTGCTGCATCTCTAGCTGCTGCCGCCCCTCCTGCTGTGTTTCCAGCTGTGGTTCCAGCTGCTGCAGGCCTACCTGCTGCATCTCCAGCTGCTGCAGGCCCCAGTGCTGCCAGCCTgtctgctgccagcccacctgccctcGCCCCACTTGCTGCATCTCTAGCTGCTGCCGCCCCTCCTGCTGTGGGTCCAGCTGTGGTTCCAGCTGCTGCAGGCCTACCTGCTGCATCTCCAGCTGCTGCAGGCCCCGCTGTTGCCAGTCTGtgtgctgccagcccacctgctccCACATCTCCAGCTGCTGCCGCCCGAGCTGCTGCCTGCGCCCAGTGTGTGGCCGGGTCTCCTGCCACACCACTTGCTATCGGCCCACCTGTGTCATCTCCACCTGCCCCCGCCCCGTGTGCTGTCCCTCCTCTTGCTGCTGA
- the LOC122695046 gene encoding keratin-associated protein 4-7-like, with amino-acid sequence MVSSCCGSVCSDQSCGQSLCLETCCQPSCCQTTCCRTTCCRPSCGVSSCCRPVCCQPTCPRPTCCISSCCRPSCCGSSCGSSCCRPTCCISSCCRPQCCQPVCCQPTCPRPTCCISSCCRPSCCGSSCGSSCCRPTCCISSCCRPRCCQSVCCQPTCSRISSCCRPSCCLRPVCGRVSCHTTCYRPTCVISTCPRPVCCPSSCC; translated from the coding sequence ATGGTCAGCTCCTGTTGTGGCTCCGTCTGCTCTGACCAGAGCTGTGGCCAAAGTCTCTGCCTGGAGACCTgctgccagcccagctgctgccagACCACCTGCTGCAGGACCACCTGCTGCCGCCCCAGCTGTGGTGTGTCCAGCTGCTGCCGCCCAgtctgctgccagcccacctgccctcGTCCCACCTGCTGCATCTCTAGCTGCTGCCGCCCCTCCTGCTGTGGGTCCAGCTGTGGTTCCAGCTGCTGCAGGCCTACCTGCTGCATCTCCAGCTGCTGCAGGCCCCAGTGCTGCCAGCCTgtctgctgccagcccacctgccctcGCCCCACTTGCTGCATCTCTAGCTGCTGCCGCCCCTCCTGCTGTGGGTCCAGCTGTGGTTCCAGCTGCTGCAGGCCTACCTGCTGCATCTCCAGCTGCTGCAGGCCCCGCTGTTGCCAGTCTGtgtgctgccagcccacctgctccCGCATCTCCAGCTGCTGCCGCCCGAGCTGCTGCCTGCGCCCAGTGTGTGGCCGGGTCTCCTGCCACACCACTTGCTATCGGCCCACCTGTGTCATCTCCACCTGCCCCCGCCCCGTGTGCTGTCCCTCCTCTTGCTGCTGA
- the LOC122695045 gene encoding keratin-associated protein 4-7-like has protein sequence MVSSCCGSVCSDQSYGQSLCQETCCQPSCCQTTCCRTTCPRPTCCISSCCRPSCCVSSCGSSCCRPTCCISSCCRPQCCQPVCCQPTCPRPTCCISSCCRPSCCGSSCCRPQCCQPVCCQPTCPRPTCCISSCCRPYCCGSSYGSSCCRPSCCISSCCRPRCCQSVCCQPTCSRISSCCRPSCCLRPVCGRVSCHTTCYRPTCVISTCPRPVCCPSSCC, from the coding sequence ATGGTCAGCTCCTGCTGTGGCTCCGTCTGCTCTGACCAGAGCTATGGCCAAAGTCTCTGCCAGGAGACTTgctgccagcccagctgctgccagACCACCTGCTGCAGGACCACCTGCCCTCGCCCCACCTGCTGCATCTCTAGCTGCTGCCGCCCCTCCTGCTGTGTTTCCAGCTGTGGTTCCAGCTGCTGCAGGCCTACCTGCTGCATCTCCAGCTGCTGCAGGCCCCAGTGCTGCCAGCCTgtctgctgccagcccacctgccctcGTCCCACCTGCTGCATCTCTAGCTGCTGCCGCCCCTCCTGCTGTGGGTCCAGCTGCTGCAGGCCCCAGTGCTGCCAGCCTgtctgctgccagcccacctgccctcGTCCTACCTGCTGCATCTCTAGCTGCTGCCGCCCCTACTGCTGTGGGTCCAGCTATGGTTCCAGCTGCTGCCGCCCCTCCTGCTGCATCTCCAGCTGCTGCAGGCCCCGCTGTTGCCAGTCTGtgtgctgccagcccacctgctccCGCATCTCCAGCTGCTGCCGCCCGAGCTGCTGCCTGCGCCCAGTGTGTGGCCGGGTCTCCTGTCACACCACTTGCTATCGGCCCACCTGTGTCATCTCCACCTGCCCCCGCCCCGTGTGCTGTCCCTCCTCTTGCTGCTGA
- the LOC122695044 gene encoding keratin-associated protein 4-9-like isoform X1 → MVSSCCGSICSDQSCGQSLCLETCCQPSCCQTTCCRTTCCRPSCGVSSCCRPVCCQPTCPRPTCCISSCCRPSYCGSSCCRPTCCISSCCRPQCCQPVCCQPTCSRPTCCISSCYRPSCCGSSCGSSCCRPTCCISSCCRPRCCQSVCCQPTCPRPTCCISSCYRPSCCGSSCGSSCCRPTCCISSCCRPRCCQSVCCQPTCSRISSCCRPSCCLRPVCGRVSCHTTCYRPTCVISTCPRPVCCPSSCC, encoded by the coding sequence ATGGTCAGCTCCTGTTGTGGCTCCATCTGCTCTGACCAGAGCTGTGGCCAAAGTCTCTGCCTGGAGACCTgctgccagcccagctgctgccagACCACCTGCTGCAGGACCACCTGCTGCCGCCCCAGCTGTGGTGTGTCCAGCTGCTGCCGCCCGgtctgctgccagcccacctgccctcGCCCCACCTGCTGCATCTCTAGCTGCTGCCGCCCCTCCTACTGTGGGTCCAGCTGCTGCAGGCCTACTTGCTGCATCTCCAGCTGCTGCAGGCCCCAGTGCTGCCAGCCTgtctgctgccagcccacctgctctCGCCCCACCTGCTGCATCTCTAGCTGCTACCGCCCCTCTTGCTGTGGGTCCAGCTGTGGTTCCAGCTGCTGCAGGCCTACCTGCTGCATCTCCAGCTGCTGCAGGCCCCGCTGTTGCCAGTCTGtgtgctgccagcccacctgccctcGCCCCACCTGCTGCATCTCTAGCTGCTACCGCCCCTCCTGCTGTGGGTCCAGCTGTGGTTCCAGCTGCTGCAGGCCTACCTGCTGCATCTCCAGCTGCTGCAGGCCCCGCTGTTGCCAGTCTGtgtgctgccagcccacctgctccCGCATCTCCAGCTGCTGCCGCCCGAGCTGCTGCCTGCGCCCAGTGTGTGGCCGGGTCTCCTGCCACACCACTTGCTATCGGCCCACCTGTGTCATCTCCACCTGCCCCCGCCCCGTGTGCTGTCCCTCCTCTTGCTGCTGA